The following are encoded together in the Desulfovibrio desulfuricans genome:
- a CDS encoding SpaA isopeptide-forming pilin-related protein — protein sequence GVAEFRGLAYYTNKANEENKVQGDDAATGAKKYYLVETKTVKGYQLPSKYFEVTVNHDSSTATVPSDTIINT from the coding sequence GGGTGTTGCAGAGTTTAGAGGTCTTGCATATTATACAAATAAGGCGAATGAAGAAAATAAAGTTCAAGGTGATGACGCAGCTACCGGAGCAAAGAAGTATTATCTTGTAGAGACAAAAACGGTAAAAGGATATCAGCTTCCGAGTAAATATTTTGAAGTGACAGTGAATCACGATTCATCTACTGCTACGGTTCCAAGCGATACGATCATAAACACAAA